The following is a genomic window from Stegostoma tigrinum isolate sSteTig4 chromosome 24, sSteTig4.hap1, whole genome shotgun sequence.
CAGAAGCCATCAGGGGTCAGAGGTCATGGGGGCTCAGAGGTGGTCTCAGAGTGGAGGTGAAAGGGCACTGCAGTTAGCGCTTGACTCTAAAATAGTTTATTTGACCTCAGGATTGGTATACACTAGACCGTGGGTGGTGTAAGAGTGTGAAGAGTTGCTTCACTTACCTCGATATTGTAGGAAAGTCTCATGTGAGTTCTCAGAGCGATCAGACCCCCCGGAACCAGTGGCAGGCAACAATTCTCTCCATAACTGTGAGCCAAATGACAGCCCAGAATCTGGGGGCACAAAGCACCTAGGATACCTGTGGGTTTTACAATCCATATTTAATACACATCATAACCAAAGATTTTTATTGTCTTTCCTGAAACCAGAATCACAACATTTTACAGCCCCACTCAGGAGAGGGCAGTTTCTAAGGTTTTgtagtagatttgtagctcgggttgtgaggGTTacagttggttggctcgccgaccTAGTTTGTTGTTCCCGCAGACGTTTCgtagcatcctcagtgcagcagGTTGTAGATGTCTATCCGCCCGGGTATGTGGAATGCGAACACAAAATCCAGAGGACTGTGCTAGTGTTTatagagggtccagaggagggtGCCAGTGTTTACAGAGGATCCAGCCGAATGTTACATGAGATGGAAACAAGCTAtttctaggaccagagggcttaATCTTAAAATAAGGGActgcacatttaaaacaaaagtggggaggaatttcttctctcagacagtggtgaatctgtggaattccttcccaaaGAGGACTGGTGAGGTTGGCACATTAAGAGTCTTCAAGACTAAATCCAACTGGAGTTTATGATCAGCCATGGTGTCATTGAATGGCAGTCAAACTTGATTagctgaatgtcctactcctgttcctacttcttatgaTCTTGATGTATAGGAGTTTGTGTGCAATGTCATACACAATGTTTCAATCCAAGCAGGAGCAGGGGCGGAAATCACAGGGCTTGAAGCTGCTCCTAGCACAAAGCCCATCCTCCCCTGCTGCCACATGCACTGTCCACAGCCCTGAACCCCAACAGTGACTGTCCCCGCATTGGGCACAGCAGTCTTCTCAGTGCTCTGGGCACTAGTTATTGAGACCTAATGTACCCTCCTCAGTACAGGATGTGATGGCCTGTGTGGGGAGTGGGTTTCTCTCTGGGTCCACAGTGAGGTGTTTTTGATTGCCAACAGCACCGTGGAAAAAGCAGGAGTTCTGAAAAACTCTCTGACTTTACCTAGCCACTGGTCCACTGAGATGCTGAATTCCTGGTTTTGTGGAGACGTTTAGCAGGTACATGATGAATGTACACAGTTACAGGGACTGTCTACTTGGCAACAGAAAACAATCCCCCTCTGAGGGGTTTGAAACAGTTGTTAGAGAGTGAGGGGCTCAAGCTAAGTGAAAAGTTTGGGAATAATGGGTCTCTTGTTttggaaatgaggaagaatttcttctctctgaggatgGTTTGCCTTTGGAATGCTCTTCTCCAGAGACTAATCAAGGTTGAGaagttgaatatattcaaggctgagttcaACAAATCTTTCTAATTGATAAAGGATATAGGGTTATTGAGTTATTGGGTTATTATGGGGACAGGGTGTGCAGACAGgaaaggccacaatcagatcagatcCTAATGAATGGACAAGCCAGCctgaagattagattccctacagtgtggaaacaggcccttcagcccaacaagtccacaccgctccttgaagcatcccacccagactcatccccctataacccacacacccctgaacactacaggcaatttagcatgatcgatccacctagcctgcacatctttggactgtgggaggaaaccggagcacctggaggaaacccacgcagacacggggagaatatgtaaactccacacagacagtcacttgaggctggaatcgaacccgggtccctggtgctatgaggctgcagtgctaatcactgagccactgtgccgccctgagGGTCGATTGGACTCACCCTGCTTTGACTGCTATTGTTTGTCATACCTCCTTAACCGCAGCTGAACCTCTGCCCTGTTCGTCACCCTGACATTCCTCAGGGCTCCCTTCATTCCATGACTCATTGTGACCACTTCTCAATAACTTGCACCTCCAGCCCCGCCACTGCTCAGACCAGATCTCTCCCTGTATCCTGACACCTTGCCACTTGTTCTGCTCTGCCCCGATGCTTGTACTTACAGACAGGGATGTTGCCAGCCAGGTCACAGATTCCTGAGCTCCATGAGCCTGTTCCAATCAGTGGGCGACGTTCTGTGAGGGGTTGCTGGGTGATAACACCTGGCAGGCTCATACTCCTAACAGCAAGAGGTAAGGCTCAGATAGTACAGCAAATGGGCTGGCTGTGGAAAGAACACACTGGCTGAACCACACTGCCTGCAAACCAACTCATAACACACACAAACCTGTACAATCTGTCACAATCAGGCACAGCTTCGCAGGGTCACCAGGAAGTATGATACAACTGGATAAAGTGAAAAATGCAAGAACAATATGAATGAACCAATCAGAGAGCATCACAACCTTGGTCAGAGATTTAAAGAGACAGAATGATTCACATGTGAGCTCATGAGGCTTGCTAGGGGAGTGCATCAATGACTCATTGGGGGATGGGCCGTTAGTTCATGAGGGAATGGGTCAACGGTTTGTTGGGGTATGGGTTGATGGTTTGTTGAGACAGCATGGAGAattgaaaggaaaaatgtgaaagaaagaaaggcCATTGCTTTGCTGCTGTTTTCTGCTCCCAATTCCTTCAGCCGTATGTTCCACAATTCAATAAGTTCCTAACTCTCACTATCTTTGCTTTCCAACAGAGGAACTCCATCAGGTCCCAACCGTGAAAATTTGAAAGTTCGAAAATTCATTTTAATTACATCAGCTGACACCTTCTTTGTCTCCAGAATGTATTGTCCCTTTACCCATTTCTCCGAATTCAGCAACCAGTCCTGTTGTCTTTCCCTGGGTTTTCTGAGTTTTTTTCCAGGTTTTATTGCAGGGGCTAAAACTAAACATCATGGCCTGGATTTTCCATTGGCCAATCATTTCTGAAGTGCACTTCAGGTTTGTACATGGTAACCCTGAAGGATCCCTGTCATAGCACACTCTGAAGGACCTGCCTAGAAAATCTTTGATTCTGATGGACAATTCTATCTATGCCTGGCACCCTCTGACAATATCCACTTAAATTGGAGAAGTCACACAGTTCAGCTGGAGTTAAGTAAACAGTTACTCAGGGAAAGTTAGATTATTGAATACCTGGTCTAACTCTTAACTGTTCAACTGAGTCAATACTAACTGCACAAACCCCTAACTACACCTTCCTCAGACCCCTTGCAGCCCCAGCACCTTCGCCTGACACCAGGCTATCAccagtttgtgggtgacacaaaAGCAGGAGGAAAAGGCAAGTGaagaggatgacacaaagagactgcacagagatatagagataatgggaactgcagatgctggagaatccgagataacaaagtgtggagctggatgaacgcagcaggccaagcagcatcttaagagaacaaaagctgacatttcgaacttagacccttcaacagaagaaacgtcaggttttgtgctcctaagttgctgcttggcctgctttgttcatccagctccacactttgttatcttgcacagggatatagacaggttaaccAAATGGGCAAAAACTCAACAGCTtgaatataatgttggaaaattgtGAGATTGTTTATTTTAACAAGGGAAAAAAGAGTTTAATTTTGTAATAAGACATGGCAGgatactaggaagctcagaggaacagaagggtCTTGGGGGGTTtgcagatccctgaaggtgataAGGCAAGTTATTAGGATAAATAAGAATGCCCACAGGACAGTTATTGAGGCATACAACATGGATACAGACCTTTGGTCTAAttcaaccaagtttcccaatctAAGCTAGTCTCATAGGCCTGTGTTTGGCCCCTATCCTTCTAAAACTTTCCTGTTCATGGACCTATTtgagatgtcttttaaatgttgtaactgtacctacatctaccactttctccggcagttcattccacatacgaacatTCTCAGTAGATTAAAAGAGCAGGAGTTCATATTCGAGTTGTACAGGATTTTGGTTACACCACAGCCGGAGTActgggtgcagttttggtctccacattgtaggaagaatatgattgcactggaggagtTGCAGaagggattcaccaggatgttacctgggatggaTCAGTTTATctctgaagagagactggataaactcggttgttttctttggaacagagaggATTAGGGTGGGGTCCTGATTTGGGTGTACGAGATTATGAGGGCTGTTCCCAATAGTTGAATAATAATGGAggcgtaattttaaggtgaaaggccaGAGGTTTATTGAGGATTTGAGGACATCTTTTTCATTTAGAGGGTGGTGGGGTTCTGGAATGCAGTGCTAGGCAGGGTAGTAGAAATAGAAACCACACcttttaaaaaagtacttggaatttcataacattcaagctttagaccaagtgctggaaagtgggtcTCTGTAGCTTTACTGTAGTTCTTTGTtgatgcagactcagtgggctgtactgtatgattttatgattcaatgattatttaaaaggagaaagactgcagaaatctgcaGTACAGAGAAATTTGGGAGCACTCATCTTTAATTACAAAAAACTAGCTTCCAGGTTTAGCAGATAATTAGGAAATGGTGTGTTGaccattatttcaaagggaatgcagtATAAAATAGGGAATTCCTGCAAAGCTGTACATGGCACTAGTCAAAcccagaagggcctaggcccgaaacgtcagccttcctgctcctatggtgctgtttggcctgctgtgttcatccagctctacaccttgttatcttagctaaaatattgtgaacagttttggtccctttatctaaggaaagatatactagcattggGGGCAGTTGAGAGAAGATTCAACCAGATATCCTGGCCATGGAGggattggtttatgaggagatgttgagttgGCTGGGTTTGAACACTGAaatatagaaaaatgagagatgaccATACTGAAATGCGCAAGATTCTTTGGGGACTTGATGGTGTAGATacagaaaagttgtttccccttgtgtgaGTCTAAGATCAGAGGGCATGATATCAGTGTAAAAGgcatgcatttaagacagagatgaggaggaatttcttctctctgaggatagtgaatctttggaattttttgcTGTAGAATGCtgtcattaagaatattcaaggctgtgataaactcatttttaaccagtaaggggACCAAGGGTTAGGAAgacaaggcaggaaaatagagttgaggattatcagatcagctatgatttcattgaatggaggagcagccattatgggccaaatggcctacttctccgcATACATTTTATGGcttccccattccccacctcccctccGCCAACCTCAGGATTGAACTGCCTTGCTGCCAGATTTGATCTCTGCACCTGAACTGATAtatcccacctacacccacccaCTCTATCAATCCATCACCTACTTGCCCCTCCTAGCAACCTATGGACCTGGCACCCTTAGCACCTTATCCCAACCAACTGGGCCCCCTACCAACTGGGTATTCTTCTAACTTGGCATATTACATCTacccacctggcacctttccttcCTGGTACTGTACCCCCTACTCACCTAGCACCTCCACCCACTTCCCATCTGGCATCCTACACTCTCAGCATCACCCTCACACTTACCTTTTGTACATACCATTTGATAACAGCTGTCAAAGAGATTGTTTATAATGCTGGCCATTTAAATGACAGAATGTGATTCAGCTGTGCAAAGGGAGACATGGTTAAGGTGAGGCTTAGGTTAACCATATCACTTTTCCCTGCAAGGAACTTGTCTGGATGGGAGTATGGCTCCACATTTCTGGAGGAAGCCTGAGCAGAATCTCCTATCAGAAATAAGGAGCTCTTTCATTTCATTAAAAGAACACAGTGGAGTGGCAATCTGAATGAGATTACAATTCCTCAGAAAATCCCAGCTCGGATCCCAAAGCCAGGGAGAATACAGGCTCAATTCTCAGATCCGTATCATTTGCAGCAAGTATTTAGCTATCTCCTGTTTGGTGAATAAGACTATATGAGGAAGAAGTAAGCAACATAAAGCCAAACCACCAAACCACAAATTACAGGAAGTAGAGCATTGCAAACTGCACCAAACAACCATCAGAAACAGGATACACATTAAAgctaaaacctgaaagaactgcggatgctgtaaatcaggaacaaaaaaagaagttgctggaaaatctcagcaggtctggcagcatctgtgaagaaaagtcagggTTAACAattcaggtctgatgaccctttcTTAGAACACCGGACCCGAAAAGCtaaccctgatttttctttgcagatcttgtcaggcctgctgagcttttccagcaacttctgtttcagtTACACATTAAAGCTGACCAGGGGCTGAAATTTAACAAAAGGTGCTGGGGCAGCTCTTTAAACCTTCATCATAATTTTCCCAAAAATTTTTGAAATAGataaaatatttgcatttctttAATGGCTTTCACAATTTCAGGAAGTCCCGAAGTAGTTTACAGCCACAGGAGTCATTTTGAACTGAGGTCACTGTTGCAATATTGTGTAGAGAATGCGGTGGCTAATTTGTGTTCAGCAAGATCACACAAATATCAGTGAGATAACAGCCTGTTTTAattcttcagttccaaagaaatgCCATAtagaacttgaaacattaaatcatttttttctctccaaagatgctgacaGACTTGATGAAAATTTCATGTGCAGacgtgaggaagggtcaccagacccgaaacattagctctgattttcttcttcactgatgctgccagacctgctaagcttttccagcaacttctgtttttgttcctgatttacagcatacacactttttcggttgttattgcaagtgctttctgcctttatttcagacctccagcgtctgcaatattttatttttgtgaatctgttttggttg
Proteins encoded in this region:
- the LOC125465117 gene encoding cornifelin homolog encodes the protein MSLPGVITQQPLTERRPLIGTGSWSSGICDLAGNIPVCILGALCPQILGCHLAHSYGENCCLPLVPGGLIALRTHMRLSYNIEGTICDDAIMLMCCGPCELCRMTRELRTRSG